In the genome of Gadus chalcogrammus isolate NIFS_2021 chromosome 21, NIFS_Gcha_1.0, whole genome shotgun sequence, one region contains:
- the LOC130374481 gene encoding uncharacterized protein LOC130374481 isoform X2 translates to MPPRISPLTDACHHVGLKTDKTWKLEVKYINAIKGRGVFAIGSFSKGDFIVEYRGDLISEGEAQKRRIYNPACSGFLYAFKLGGKTWCIDASKEDGSFGRLVNDDHRHPNARMKRIDIAGSTHLCLFALKDIKDGEEIAHNYGGEDCPWRKQMTTCEPETSCVSSQSVLMSEPQWDEAAWLEDTGQQMTTCEPETSCVSSQSVLMSEPQWDEAAWLEDTGQQMTTWEPDTHCVSSQPVLMSEPKWDEAAWLEDTGHQKRKLLEARRGNQIPAKQRRKLPPAEDGASSTVCAVSHVLPKAAGIGLFLFFVN, encoded by the exons ATGCCACCAAGAATCAGTCCCCTCACAGATGCCTGTCACCATGTCGGTTTAAAGACTGACAAAACATGGAAACTGGAGGTGAAGTACATCAATGCAATAAAAG ggcgTGGGGTGTTCGCCATAGGTTCATTCTCCAAAGGAGATTTTATAGTGGAATACAGGGGAGATTTGATAAGCGAAGGTGAAGCTCAAAAGAGAAGAATTTATAACCCTGCATGTTCTGGATTTTTGTACGCGTTCAAGTTGGGAGGCAAAACATGGTG CATTGACGCCTCGAAGGAAGATGGTTCTTTCGGCCGCCTGGTGAACGATGACCACAGACATCCCAATGCCAGGATGAAGAGAATAGACATTGCAGGAAGCACACACCTCTGTCTTTTTGCTCTCAAAGACATAAAAGATGGTGAAGAAATTGCACATAATTATGGAGGAGAGGACTGCCCATGGCGAAAGCAG atgactacatgtgaacctgagacgtcctgtgtgagctcccagtctgtgctcatgtcagagccacagtgggatgaagctgcctggttagaggacactggtcaacag atgactacatgtgaacctgagacgtcctgtgtgagctcccagtctgtgctcatgtcagagccacagtgggatgaagctgcctggttagaggacactggtcaacag atgactacatgGGAACCTGACACGCACTGTGTGAGCTCCCAGcctgtgctcatgtcagagccaaagtgggatgaagctgcctggttagaggacactggtcacCAG AAGAGGAAACTGTTGGAGGCACGGAGGGGGAATCAAATCCCAGCAAAACAGAGACGCAAACTGCCACCAGCAGAAGATGGAGCATCTTCTACAGTCTGTGCTGTGAGCCATGTTCTTCCAAAG GCTGCAGGAATCGGtctgtttcttttctttgtaaACTGA
- the LOC130374481 gene encoding uncharacterized protein LOC130374481 isoform X1, with protein sequence MPPRISPLTDACHHVGLKTDKTWKLEVKYINAIKGRGVFAIGSFSKGDFIVEYRGDLISEGEAQKRRIYNPACSGFLYAFKLGGKTWCIDASKEDGSFGRLVNDDHRHPNARMKRIDIAGSTHLCLFALKDIKDGEEIAHNYGGEDCPWRKQMTTCEPETSCVSSQSVLMSEPQWDEAAWLEDTGQQMTTCEPETSCVSSQSVLMSEPQWDEAAWLEDTGQQMTTWEPDTHCVSSQPVLMSEPKWDEAAWLEDTGHQKRKLLEARRGNQIPAKQRRKLPPAEDGASSTVCAVSHVLPKERLHSKGNHGSQQR encoded by the exons ATGCCACCAAGAATCAGTCCCCTCACAGATGCCTGTCACCATGTCGGTTTAAAGACTGACAAAACATGGAAACTGGAGGTGAAGTACATCAATGCAATAAAAG ggcgTGGGGTGTTCGCCATAGGTTCATTCTCCAAAGGAGATTTTATAGTGGAATACAGGGGAGATTTGATAAGCGAAGGTGAAGCTCAAAAGAGAAGAATTTATAACCCTGCATGTTCTGGATTTTTGTACGCGTTCAAGTTGGGAGGCAAAACATGGTG CATTGACGCCTCGAAGGAAGATGGTTCTTTCGGCCGCCTGGTGAACGATGACCACAGACATCCCAATGCCAGGATGAAGAGAATAGACATTGCAGGAAGCACACACCTCTGTCTTTTTGCTCTCAAAGACATAAAAGATGGTGAAGAAATTGCACATAATTATGGAGGAGAGGACTGCCCATGGCGAAAGCAG atgactacatgtgaacctgagacgtcctgtgtgagctcccagtctgtgctcatgtcagagccacagtgggatgaagctgcctggttagaggacactggtcaacag atgactacatgtgaacctgagacgtcctgtgtgagctcccagtctgtgctcatgtcagagccacagtgggatgaagctgcctggttagaggacactggtcaacag atgactacatgGGAACCTGACACGCACTGTGTGAGCTCCCAGcctgtgctcatgtcagagccaaagtgggatgaagctgcctggttagaggacactggtcacCAG AAGAGGAAACTGTTGGAGGCACGGAGGGGGAATCAAATCCCAGCAAAACAGAGACGCAAACTGCCACCAGCAGAAGATGGAGCATCTTCTACAGTCTGTGCTGTGAGCCATGTTCTTCCAAAG GAAAGGCTCCACTCAAAAGGGAACCATGGCAGCCAGCAGAGATAA